TTCGGAGAATTCCGCCGCCGTCTTCCAGAATCTCTTGGTACGTCTTGCCCTGCAACTTCGCTTCGAACTCGTCGGAGCGGTCGCCCGCGAAGAGGGCGTGCGTGTGCGGGTCCACGAAACCGGGGAGGACGGCTTTGCCGCTGGCGTCGATAGCGTTCTCAGCGTTCTCCGGGGGGAACTCGCGGGTAACGGGACCACTGGGGCCGACCCGCGCAACCTCGCCGTCTTCGACGGCGATGGCCGCGTCGGTGTAGACGCCGAGCGGGCCGTCACGCTCGTCAGACTCGCGCGACTCGCCTGACCCGGTTTCTGTTTCGGCCTTTCCTTCCACAGTCACGACTTCCGCGGCGTCGTAGACGACGGTCGTGAGCGTCATCGATTTCCTCGCTTCGGTCGGGCACTCAGCAGGTGTGCGATTGCTCGCGCCCCGACTGTTGCTGTGCGACCGCCTTCGTCCAACGGCGGCGAACACTCGACGACTTCGAAGCCAGCGAGTCGGTTCTCGCTTCCGAGGAGGCGGAGCATCCGGAACAACTCACGAGACGTGATTCCGCCGGGCGTCGGCGCGCTGACTCCCGGTGCGGCCGGAGCGTCCAGCACGTCTAAATCGACGCTGACGTAGATGCGATCCACGCCACCCAGTGCATCGAGTGTGCGGTCCACGGCCTCGATGTCGTCGTCACCGACTTCTTCGGCAGTGATAACGTCGCCGCCCTGCTCGCGGACGTACTCGGCGTACTTCGTGGACGTCTCGAAGTGGCGCGCGCCGACGCAGGCGTAGGCGTCGAGTCCGGCCTCGTACAGTTGCCGGTAGGGCGTCCCGCTGGTCGGGTCGTCCCGGACCTCGCGCACGTCGAGATGTGCGTCGAAGTTGACGACGCCCACGGTGCCCTCGTCCAAGAGCGGCGCGACGTTCGGGAAACTCATCGAGTTGTCGCCGCCCAAGAAGACGGGGAACGCGTCGGTGTCGTGGACCTGCTCGGTGATGCTTCTGACTTGCTCTTGGAGGTCCGCGACTGTCGGCGACTCCGTGTCGCCGAACGTCACGTCGCCCAAGTCGGCAATCGAGCTAACGGGACCCGCGTCGAAGTGGTGGGTCTTCGTGCCCGCGAGTCGCTGGCGGAGTGCCTTCGGCCCGTCAGCGGCCCCCCTGCGGCCGATGACCGCCTTGTCGAACGGCTCGCCGACCAGCACGGTGTCGTAGTCGTCCGCTTCGTCGATGCTCGCCAGCTCGACGACGTGGCCGAACTGCTCGTCGTTGGAGTCGCTGGAGGTGCCCATCCAGTCGAACGTACGTTCTCCCATCATTTACCGTCTCGCATCGGTACGACAACGTTTGACTCACTCGCTTCCGCTAGTGCTTCCTCGTAGCCGGCGTCCGCGTGGCGAACCACGCCCATGCCAGGGTCGGTGGTGTAGACGCGCTTGGCCTTCTCTGCGGCCAGCTCGGAACCGTCAAGCACGACGTGGTTGTTCGTGTGCAGCGAGTTGCCGATGCCGACCCCGCCGCCGTCGTGGACGCTCACGATGTCAGCGCCAGACGCGCAGTTCAGCAGGGCGTTCAGAATCGGCCAGTCGGCGATGGCGTCCGAACCGTCTTTCATGGCTTCCGTCTCGCGGTTGGGCGAAGCGACCGAACCTGCGTCGAGGTGGTCGCGCGTGACGACTATGGGAGCAGAAATCTCGCCTTCAGCGACGAGTTCGTTGATTCGGAGTGCGAAGCGCGCGCGTTCGGTGAGGTCGTCTTCGTCTTCACTATCTCCGGATTGATACCCCAACCAGCACACTCTGGAAGGAAGTCCCTGAAACTCGACCTGCTCCTGGGCCAGGTCTATCCAGCGATGCAGGTGGTCTTTCTCGGGGAACAACTCCTTGATGGCCTCGTCGGTGCGGTGGATGTCGGCCTCCTCGCCCGACAGCGCGGCCCAGCGGAACGGTCCCTTGCCGCGGCAGAACAGGGGTCGGATGTACGCTGGGACGAACCCGGGGAAGTCGAACGCATTTTCGAAGTTGCGGTGTTCCTCCACCTGCCCGCGGATGTTGTTGCCGTACTCGACGGCGATTGCTCCCTCGTCTTGGAGGTCTAAGATGCCCTGCACGTGACGTGCCATCGTGTCGAGGCTCTCTTCGACGTAGGTTTCGGGGTCTTCGTCTCGAAGTTGGTCGGCTTCTGCGACGGTGTATCCCGAGGGGTAGTACCCCTCTAACTCGTCGTGGGCACTCGTCTGGTCGGTGATTACGTCCGGGACGAAGCCGCGTTCGAGCATTCCTTCGAGCATGTCGGCGGCGTTCATGTGAACCCCGATGCTGTAGGGTTCGCCGTTCTCGGCGGCTTGCTGTGCCTTCTCGATGGCTTCGTCCAAGTCGTCGGTCTTCTCTTGGCAGTAGCCAGTCTCTATTCGGCGGTCGATGCGCGCTTCGTCCACTTCGGCGGCGATGCAGACGCCATGGTTCATCGTCACCGCGAGCGGTTGCGCGCCTCCCATGCCACCGAGGCCGCCCGTGACGGTTATCTTGCCGCGGAGGCCGTCGTTCTCGGGGTAGTGCTGGTCAGCCAGTTCGGCCAGCGTCTCGTAGGTGCCTTGGATGATGCCCTGCGTGCCGATGTAGGCCCACGACCCCGCGGTCATCTGGCCGTACATGATGAGACCCTTCGATTCGAGTTCGTGGAAGTGGTCCCAGTCGTCCCACTTGCCGACGAGGTTCGAGTTGGCGATGAGAACGCGCGGTGCGCGTTCGTGGGTCTGGAATCGGCCGACTGGCTTGCCGGATTGAACGAGTAGGGTCTCGTCGTCGGCCAAGGTCCGGAGTTCGCCCAGAATCGAGTCGTAGGCGTCCCAGCTACGGGCCGCGCGCCCGGTGCCGCCGTACACCACGAGGTCCTCTGGTTTCTCCGCGACTTCCGGGTCCAAGTTGTTGTTCAGCATCCGGAGCGCGGCCTCCTGTCGCCAGCCTTCGCACTCGATGTCGGTGCCGGTCGGTGCGCCCTGGTACTCTCGCCACTGCTCGCTCGGGTCGCCGACGCCGTGGGAGTCGGCTTCACCTGTGGACTGTTCACTCATTCTACTGTGACAATGCGTGCCGAGAGCCAAATAGCTCGGTACCGCCACACGGAGGGTAGTTTAAATACTCTCGGCCGAAAGGTCCGCTCGATGCACGAGGCCGTTCTCGGTATCGAGCAACCCGGCGCGTACGCCGACGCCACCGCAGGCACCGACACGACTGTCGAACTGTGGTGCAACGACCACTGCGATTTGCTCCACGTCAGCGGCGGTTCGGGTGGGAGCGAGGGAGCAGCCACGGGGGCCGAAGCAGTCGTCGCGCACGTCGAAGACGCGGTGGGAATCCGCGAGCGAATCGTCGAGGACGACGAGCGACTGCTCATCACCGACGCCTGCCTAAAAGAACAGGACGACCGAGGAAGACGAGATGGTCAGAACGAAGAGCGAAGCGGCCACGGTGACGACACAATCGAAGCGATTCTGGCCGAACACGACTGCTTGCTCGTGCCACCACTCAGATACGCCGACGGCGCGAAGTGGTGTCGCGTGCTGGCGCTCGCCCCCGAAAATCTGACCGCGTTCTACCGCGACGTGGCCGCCGAATTCTCCGTGACCGTCGAGAGCAAGCGCGAAGTCGGGTCCGTCACCGGCGACCGGCCGCTTCTCACCCTCGATTCGGCACTGCCGGACCTCTCGGTGCGCCAGCGCGAGGCGTTCGAACTCGCGATGGAGATGGGCTACTACGAGATTCCACGCGAGACGACGACTGCCGAGATTGCAGGTGAGATGGGCGTCGAGCGTCGGACTTGCGAGGAGCATCTGCGGCGCGCGGAGAACAAACTTCTCGGGGTGTTAGCGAATCGGACAGAGTATTGAGGGTTCTGCAAGTTCTGACAGTATTAGCCGAACTCTTTTCACTGTCTGTTGGAAAGCGTTGGCAATGCTCACCGTGCGGCTCAGTGTCCGGTATCCAGACGATTGGACCGAGAAAATCGGCCGCCTCGGAGTGAGTGGTGACATCTACACTGCGACGCTTCACGACCGGGAGTACATGGGGCTGATTCGTCTGCAGGGAGAAGACTTAGACGAATCGCTCGACCTGATCCGAGCGACCCCGTATCACGAGAAGGTCGAAGTAGTCGAACACACGAGTGGGGAGTACGGGGAACGAACTGCGACCAACTCGTCGAAACGGACCGAACAAGCGACGATACTCGTCACCGCCCAACTGCAGGACGAGACGCCCTTCCTCCTGATGCTCGAACACGGGTTCATGCCGCTGGACCCAACGACGCTGAAACACGGCCGAGAGTACTTCGATCTCATCATCCGGGACCGCGACCGACTCATCGAATTGGTGGAGTTGCTAGAGCAGGTCAGTGACGTAGAGATCGAGCGCGCTCGCCCACAAGTCGAAACGGCGACGCTACCGAGCCAGGTCGCGTGGAACATCCTGCTCGGAGATTTGACCGACCGACAGTTCGAAGCACTGGCACTGGCCGTCGAGTCTGGCTACTTCTCGGTCCCCCGCGAAGCGACGCTCGAAGACGTTGCCGATGCGATGAACGTGGGAAAATCGACCGCTGGCGAGCATCTCCGGCGTGCACTCGCGCACGTCGCGGGGTTCGTCGTCGAACATCGCTCGTGAACAATCGCCATAGACAACTTAAAAAACCGCACAAATGCGGAGTCACGGTTACACTCGAACCATGAGGTAGAACAACATAGGCATGACAGGGAATATCAACCGCCGGTCGCTGCTCAAGGGAGCGGGCGCGGCCGCTGCGGGAACGGCGACAGGAACGGCTGGCTGTCTGAGCCTCGTCGGTGGCGGCAGCGGGAAGTCGCTGACCGTCTCCTCGAAGAACTTCACCGAACAGTTCATCCTCAGCCAGATCAGCATTCAGATGCTACAGTCGGCGGGCCACGAGGTGGAAAGTAAGACTGGCCTCGGCGGTTCGCCAGCGAACTTCAAGGCGGTCAAGAACGGCGACTCCGCGATGTACTGGGAGTACACCGGCACTGCGTGGTCGTCGATTCTCGGCAAGGACAAGGTCATCAGCGACCCGAAGAAGCTCTACGACAAGGTCGATAGCGCGTACAACGAGCAGTACAGCATCGACTGGCTACAGAAAGCGCCGTTCAACAACACCTACGTCATCATGGCCAACCCCTCGTGGGCCAAGGAGAACGGTATCAAGAATTTGAACGACCTCGCGAAGCACGCCAAGTCCGGCAACACCGACTTCTCGGTGGCGATGAACCCCGAAATCAAGCGCCGCGAGGACGGGTGGGGAGGTCTGCCCGACACCTACGGATTCGCAAAGGAAGCCAAGAAGGTCGAGACGGTCAGCATGAAACTCGGGTTGGCGTACAAGGCCGTCAAGAACGGCGAGGCGGACCTCGGATTCGGCTTCAACACGAATCCGAAGATCAAGAAGTTCGGTCTCGAGGTCCTCGAAGACCCGAAGAACCACTTCATCATCTACAATCCCGCACCGAACGTAAACAAGGACGTGTTGGACGACTCGATGAAGAAGACGCTGAACGAGCCGACATCGAAACTCACCACCGAGAAGATGCGTTCGTTGAACGCGAAAGTGAGCATCGACGGCAAAGATCCGAAACAGGTAGCGAAGACGTTCCTCAAAGACAACGGCTTCCTCTAACGATGGTTTCGATTGGGAGTATCATCTCGTGGATGGCCGCAAACAGCGAGACGCTGGTCTCGCAGGCAATCCAGCATCTGAACATCTCGTTGACGGCACTCTTGTTCGGTGTCCTGCTCTGGATTCCGGCGGCGATAGCCGTTCGGAACCACGACCGGGCCGCCGACGTGCTCATCGGCACAGCGGGCATCGTGCTGACGATTCCGAGTCTGGCGCTCCTGTCGTTGCTCATTCCCATCATGGGTATCGGCGTCGCTCCGGCGGTGACCGCACTCGTGCTGTACTCGGCACTGCCCATCGCCCGAAATACGTACACCGGAATCGAAGGCGTGGACCCTGCCAAGATAGAGGCCGGTCGTGGACTCGGCATGACCGACCGACAACTACTCGTGCGAGTCCAACTCCCGATGGCCCTCTCGGTCATCATGGCTGGAGTCCGGCAGGCAGCGGTCCTGCTCATCGCAATCACGACCGTCGCAGCGTTCTTCGGCGCGGGTGGTCTGGGCAACTCCATCTTCGCTGGAATCCGACTCAGC
The sequence above is a segment of the Halorussus halophilus genome. Coding sequences within it:
- the hutG gene encoding formimidoylglutamase, translated to MMGERTFDWMGTSSDSNDEQFGHVVELASIDEADDYDTVLVGEPFDKAVIGRRGAADGPKALRQRLAGTKTHHFDAGPVSSIADLGDVTFGDTESPTVADLQEQVRSITEQVHDTDAFPVFLGGDNSMSFPNVAPLLDEGTVGVVNFDAHLDVREVRDDPTSGTPYRQLYEAGLDAYACVGARHFETSTKYAEYVREQGGDVITAEEVGDDDIEAVDRTLDALGGVDRIYVSVDLDVLDAPAAPGVSAPTPGGITSRELFRMLRLLGSENRLAGFEVVECSPPLDEGGRTATVGARAIAHLLSARPKRGNR
- the hutU gene encoding urocanate hydratase; the encoded protein is MSEQSTGEADSHGVGDPSEQWREYQGAPTGTDIECEGWRQEAALRMLNNNLDPEVAEKPEDLVVYGGTGRAARSWDAYDSILGELRTLADDETLLVQSGKPVGRFQTHERAPRVLIANSNLVGKWDDWDHFHELESKGLIMYGQMTAGSWAYIGTQGIIQGTYETLAELADQHYPENDGLRGKITVTGGLGGMGGAQPLAVTMNHGVCIAAEVDEARIDRRIETGYCQEKTDDLDEAIEKAQQAAENGEPYSIGVHMNAADMLEGMLERGFVPDVITDQTSAHDELEGYYPSGYTVAEADQLRDEDPETYVEESLDTMARHVQGILDLQDEGAIAVEYGNNIRGQVEEHRNFENAFDFPGFVPAYIRPLFCRGKGPFRWAALSGEEADIHRTDEAIKELFPEKDHLHRWIDLAQEQVEFQGLPSRVCWLGYQSGDSEDEDDLTERARFALRINELVAEGEISAPIVVTRDHLDAGSVASPNRETEAMKDGSDAIADWPILNALLNCASGADIVSVHDGGGVGIGNSLHTNNHVVLDGSELAAEKAKRVYTTDPGMGVVRHADAGYEEALAEASESNVVVPMRDGK
- a CDS encoding helix-turn-helix domain-containing protein gives rise to the protein MHEAVLGIEQPGAYADATAGTDTTVELWCNDHCDLLHVSGGSGGSEGAATGAEAVVAHVEDAVGIRERIVEDDERLLITDACLKEQDDRGRRDGQNEERSGHGDDTIEAILAEHDCLLVPPLRYADGAKWCRVLALAPENLTAFYRDVAAEFSVTVESKREVGSVTGDRPLLTLDSALPDLSVRQREAFELAMEMGYYEIPRETTTAEIAGEMGVERRTCEEHLRRAENKLLGVLANRTEY
- a CDS encoding helix-turn-helix domain-containing protein, encoding MLTVRLSVRYPDDWTEKIGRLGVSGDIYTATLHDREYMGLIRLQGEDLDESLDLIRATPYHEKVEVVEHTSGEYGERTATNSSKRTEQATILVTAQLQDETPFLLMLEHGFMPLDPTTLKHGREYFDLIIRDRDRLIELVELLEQVSDVEIERARPQVETATLPSQVAWNILLGDLTDRQFEALALAVESGYFSVPREATLEDVADAMNVGKSTAGEHLRRALAHVAGFVVEHRS
- a CDS encoding glycine betaine ABC transporter substrate-binding protein, with the protein product MTGNINRRSLLKGAGAAAAGTATGTAGCLSLVGGGSGKSLTVSSKNFTEQFILSQISIQMLQSAGHEVESKTGLGGSPANFKAVKNGDSAMYWEYTGTAWSSILGKDKVISDPKKLYDKVDSAYNEQYSIDWLQKAPFNNTYVIMANPSWAKENGIKNLNDLAKHAKSGNTDFSVAMNPEIKRREDGWGGLPDTYGFAKEAKKVETVSMKLGLAYKAVKNGEADLGFGFNTNPKIKKFGLEVLEDPKNHFIIYNPAPNVNKDVLDDSMKKTLNEPTSKLTTEKMRSLNAKVSIDGKDPKQVAKTFLKDNGFL
- a CDS encoding ABC transporter permease, yielding MVSIGSIISWMAANSETLVSQAIQHLNISLTALLFGVLLWIPAAIAVRNHDRAADVLIGTAGIVLTIPSLALLSLLIPIMGIGVAPAVTALVLYSALPIARNTYTGIEGVDPAKIEAGRGLGMTDRQLLVRVQLPMALSVIMAGVRQAAVLLIAITTVAAFFGAGGLGNSIFAGIRLSNANQILAATAVISGIAISLDYGLYAVQRFLPGGAEVQET